In Armatimonadota bacterium, one DNA window encodes the following:
- the lgt gene encoding prolipoprotein diacylglyceryl transferase, translating into MDPVLVQWGPVVIRWYGVMMAVTIVLAVGAALRAGPRVGIPAEEIDRLAVPAIVLAFLGARLGYVLSHPSQFGSLVEVLRVDRGGLTSHGALAGGALGLWWAARRRGLDFWSLADAVVWAVPLGNIFVRLGNFINGELYGDPTTLPWGVTFPGVPQPRHPLQIYEMIWAAAILTLTWPRLGRRRFPGELFWTVIVLTSAGRIVWDLLRSHDRVVWVITLGHIPAAALLGAGVWYLTSRGKGGRGSDGKILKV; encoded by the coding sequence ATGGATCCGGTGCTGGTGCAGTGGGGTCCGGTGGTCATCCGCTGGTACGGCGTGATGATGGCGGTCACCATCGTCCTGGCGGTGGGGGCCGCCCTGCGCGCGGGCCCGCGGGTGGGGATCCCCGCCGAGGAGATCGACCGCCTGGCGGTCCCGGCGATCGTGCTGGCGTTTCTCGGCGCCCGGCTGGGCTACGTCCTGTCCCATCCGTCCCAGTTCGGGTCTCTGGTGGAGGTCCTGCGGGTCGACCGGGGCGGGCTGACTTCCCACGGCGCGCTGGCCGGCGGCGCGCTGGGGCTGTGGTGGGCGGCGCGGCGGCGGGGGCTGGACTTCTGGAGCCTGGCCGACGCGGTGGTGTGGGCGGTGCCGCTGGGCAACATCTTCGTGCGCCTGGGGAACTTCATCAACGGCGAGCTGTACGGCGACCCGACCACGCTGCCGTGGGGAGTCACCTTCCCGGGAGTTCCCCAGCCCCGCCACCCGCTGCAGATCTACGAGATGATCTGGGCGGCGGCGATCCTGACCCTCACCTGGCCGCGGCTGGGCCGACGGCGCTTCCCCGGCGAACTGTTCTGGACGGTGATCGTCCTGACCTCGGCCGGGCGGATCGTCTGGGACCTGCTGCGCAGCCACGACCGGGTGGTGTGGGTGATCACCCTCGGCCACATCCCGGCGGCAGCGCTGCTGGGGGCGGGGGTGTGGTATCTGACCTCGCGGGGGAAGGGGGGCCGGGGTTCGGATGGAAAAATTTTGAAAGTGTGA
- a CDS encoding inosine/xanthosine triphosphatase, translating to MLSCSGVRSRTRIADPTVVVMKVAVGSSSSASKVRATRAVCARLFPHAEVVAVPVESGVSPQPTSDEEAIRGARRRAREALERAGADLGIGIEGGVHRDRYGVWMCAWVAAVDRSGREGLSCGVRFLLPDGMAARALAGEELGAIVDALAGPGAHEDLGAIGLLTRGLVDRQAALEQAVAAALIPFLEPPPGA from the coding sequence ATGCTATCCTGTTCGGGGGTCCGGTCCAGGACCCGGATTGCTGATCCCACCGTGGTGGTCATGAAGGTCGCCGTCGGGTCCTCGTCGAGCGCGTCCAAGGTGCGCGCCACCCGGGCGGTGTGCGCCCGGCTGTTCCCGCACGCCGAGGTGGTGGCCGTGCCGGTGGAGTCGGGGGTGTCGCCGCAGCCGACCAGCGACGAGGAAGCCATCCGGGGCGCCCGGCGCCGGGCCCGGGAAGCCCTGGAGCGCGCCGGCGCCGACCTGGGGATCGGCATCGAAGGGGGCGTGCACCGCGACCGCTACGGCGTGTGGATGTGCGCCTGGGTCGCCGCGGTGGATCGGTCCGGCCGGGAAGGGCTCAGCTGCGGGGTGCGGTTCCTGCTGCCCGACGGGATGGCCGCCCGGGCGCTGGCCGGCGAGGAGCTGGGCGCCATCGTGGACGCCCTGGCGGGACCGGGAGCCCACGAGGACCTGGGAGCCATCGGCCTGCTGACCCGCGGGTTGGTGGACCGCCAGGCGGCCCTCGAGCAGGCGGTGGCCGCCGCCCTGATCCCGTTTCTGGAGCCGCCTCCAGGTGCCTGA
- a CDS encoding ATP-binding protein, whose translation MRLYPRAILPLLRSRVTTRRIVVLTGARQTGKTTLARDLLPSPEIPPILYITLDDPDERRRLLDDPVRRLDHPDRLVVLDEVQKAPALLDAVKLLADRNGAHRFLLLGSSQILLLQKVRETLAGRVTVLELWPLALAEKVEAAEAPAPALSLIWDQGEEALRQLRDSSPSADIARVWRGIAEDHLQWGGYPALAAIPPSERAVWLRDFRRTYLERDLADLGRVADLDQFASAQDLLAARTGQILSYSEVARELGVAQNTVKRYIRFLEISYQVYLLRPLLPTAARLVKSPKLYWTDPGLVRVLSDRLGETNGALFETAVVDELLRWASWQGAPPRLHFFRTYTGREVDVMLSDATRLLAIEVRAGRYVDRRTVRTLRDALEAVRWPRDARVLWRLGIVVTRGRDVDEVEPGIWEVPFERLFGPGTYRTHPGTGSDGSTGATGTAPYPVR comes from the coding sequence ATGAGGCTGTATCCCCGGGCCATTCTTCCACTTCTTCGCTCACGTGTAACAACCAGGAGGATCGTGGTCCTGACAGGGGCCCGCCAGACTGGGAAGACCACCCTCGCGCGTGATCTCCTCCCCAGCCCGGAGATCCCGCCCATACTGTACATCACCTTGGACGACCCGGACGAACGCCGCCGGCTCCTGGACGACCCGGTCAGGCGCCTGGATCACCCCGATCGCCTGGTCGTGTTGGACGAGGTCCAGAAGGCCCCCGCGCTCCTGGACGCGGTCAAACTTCTGGCCGACCGCAACGGCGCACACCGCTTCCTCCTCCTCGGCTCCTCGCAGATTCTTCTCCTGCAGAAAGTCCGGGAGACTCTGGCGGGACGGGTCACAGTGTTGGAGCTCTGGCCGCTCGCTCTCGCGGAAAAGGTAGAGGCCGCCGAAGCACCTGCGCCTGCCCTCAGCCTGATCTGGGACCAAGGCGAGGAGGCGCTCAGGCAGCTGAGGGACTCCTCCCCCTCCGCCGACATCGCGCGCGTGTGGCGAGGCATTGCTGAAGACCACCTGCAGTGGGGAGGGTATCCCGCTTTGGCCGCCATCCCGCCGTCCGAGCGCGCCGTGTGGCTTCGCGATTTCAGGCGAACCTATCTCGAGCGAGACCTTGCCGACCTGGGCCGGGTTGCGGACCTGGACCAGTTCGCCTCCGCCCAAGACCTCCTCGCCGCCCGTACGGGTCAGATCCTCTCCTACAGCGAGGTCGCGCGGGAGCTCGGGGTGGCGCAAAACACCGTCAAGAGATACATTCGATTCCTGGAGATTTCCTACCAAGTCTACCTATTGCGCCCTCTCCTGCCCACAGCTGCTCGGCTGGTGAAAAGTCCAAAGCTCTACTGGACAGACCCCGGCTTAGTGCGTGTCCTGTCCGACCGCCTGGGAGAAACCAACGGGGCACTCTTCGAGACAGCCGTCGTGGACGAACTCCTGCGGTGGGCGTCCTGGCAGGGTGCACCGCCCCGGCTGCACTTCTTTCGCACGTACACCGGTCGGGAAGTTGATGTCATGCTCTCGGATGCAACGCGTCTGCTGGCCATCGAAGTACGCGCTGGACGATATGTCGATCGCCGCACTGTCCGGACATTGCGAGACGCCCTCGAGGCAGTGCGGTGGCCGAGAGACGCCCGGGTCCTGTGGCGCCTGGGTATTGTGGTCACGCGCGGGCGCGACGTGGACGAGGTGGAGCCGGGAATCTGGGAAGTACCGTTTGAACGCCTG
- a CDS encoding zinc finger domain-containing protein, giving the protein MRGVLEAAVAAWRERAGGRLPAGEPADLLRVHRRGGQPCPRCDTPIRVVYYAERETYYCPACQTAGRVYADRRLSRLLR; this is encoded by the coding sequence GTGCGCGGCGTGCTGGAGGCCGCGGTGGCCGCCTGGCGGGAACGCGCCGGCGGCCGGCTGCCCGCTGGCGAGCCGGCGGACCTGCTGCGGGTGCACCGCCGCGGCGGCCAGCCCTGTCCGCGGTGCGACACCCCGATCCGGGTGGTGTACTATGCGGAGCGGGAGACGTACTACTGTCCGGCCTGCCAGACGGCGGGCCGTGTGTACGCCGACCGGCGCCTGTCCCGCCTGTTGCGGTAG
- a CDS encoding DNA-formamidopyrimidine glycosylase family protein, with the protein MPELPEVESARRSLGPLVRGRTIAAVEVRTPASVRTHSPAAFARLLRGQTITAVSRRGKILLFTLSGGWTLAFHFKLWGMVRWTPSPEADPQANVTLTFTGGTALQFRELQLSELGLYRTDALDRVEYLATLGIEPLSAALTRDRFRALMTGRGTVHGALTDQERLAGIGNLWAHEICHAARIRPDRRLTTLTSREVDALYRAVRTVLRRAVAAGGEPEFADARGRRGRARLAVYDRAGQRCPRSDGTIVAARIGGRPSFYCPRCQR; encoded by the coding sequence ATGCCCGAACTGCCAGAGGTAGAGTCGGCCAGGCGCAGCCTGGGCCCGCTGGTCCGGGGGCGGACCATCGCGGCGGTGGAGGTGCGGACACCGGCCAGCGTCCGCACCCACAGCCCCGCCGCGTTCGCGCGGCTGCTGCGGGGGCAGACCATCACCGCTGTGTCCCGGCGCGGCAAGATTCTGCTGTTCACCCTCAGCGGAGGGTGGACGCTGGCCTTCCACTTCAAGCTGTGGGGGATGGTCCGGTGGACCCCGTCGCCGGAGGCGGACCCCCAGGCCAACGTCACGCTGACCTTCACCGGCGGCACCGCCCTGCAGTTCCGGGAGCTGCAGCTGTCCGAACTCGGCCTGTACCGCACCGATGCCCTGGACCGGGTGGAGTACCTGGCGACCCTGGGGATCGAGCCGCTGTCGGCGGCGCTCACCCGCGACCGGTTCCGGGCGCTGATGACCGGCCGCGGGACGGTCCACGGCGCGCTGACCGACCAGGAGCGCCTGGCCGGTATCGGCAACCTGTGGGCGCACGAGATCTGCCACGCCGCCCGCATCCGGCCCGACCGCCGGCTGACCACCCTCACCTCCAGGGAGGTGGACGCCCTGTACCGGGCCGTCCGGACCGTGCTGCGGCGCGCCGTGGCGGCCGGCGGCGAGCCGGAGTTCGCCGACGCCCGGGGCCGGCGCGGCCGGGCCCGCCTGGCGGTGTACGACCGCGCGGGCCAGCGCTGCCCCCGCTCCGACGGCACCATCGTGGCCGCCCGCATCGGCGGCCGGCCGTCGTTCTACTGCCCGCGGTGCCAGCGATGA